The sequence GTAATCCACCAAGTGTAAACTGTACAAAGCACATGAGAGAGATTATATCGAAGCAGATtgagaatttaaatttcatggacTAGAGTACGGAACTTTATCAAGGTGCATTTGTTTACTGAGTTCGAAAATTATTATTTGCATCACTTAGTAAATGTTACTAATACATACCCAAGATTTGTCTCAAAGTTACCCCATTTGGATAAAACCCATGAGTTATACATTAGCCCCACATATATATCCTCTAAAGCTTCATCAGTCGGTTAATTACTCCTTTATGTTTATTTGATATGACAACATTACTATTCGATGAGTCAGAGAGATTTTTTCTCTCACACTTATTTTGACATTTTATTAACTTTCTAATTACAAAGTATTATGTTTAATAGTATTATTGTTTTTTTAGTTATCGAATATGTAAAATCTGAAGAATCTACATTCAAATTCAGGCAAAAATAAAAGTCTCTCTTTCTAACACTGATGATAATTATTAGACCAAAATTCAAACTCAGTGTAATTACAGTTCAAGggttaaaaaaaattgatcatcATTTGGTTGAAGCTTTGcggaatatttgaaaaataaagcaGAAAGAATATAGTAGAAAGGAATTAATTTGGGTGAAGAGAACGCCACGTACCTGATCCATTTTAGAACTATTTGCTGCGTTATTTGGGTGATTTCCATTTCTATCAGGCAGCTTAACACTGCAATCAATGTCTTCGATCACAAGTATCGACCTATTCTTGGTGCTCAGCAACAACCTTCTCAAATCCGCATCGCGCTTTATACTTGAGAACtctaaatcataaatatcaaacttcaAATAATTAGCCATTGCTGCAATCAAGCTAGATTTCCCAGTCCCTGGTGGTCCATacaacaagtatcctcttttcCAAGCTTTTCCAACTCTCCTATAAAACTCTTTCCTCTTTATAAACCTATCAAGGTCCTCTTTTATGGTCTTTTTGAGTGCTGGTTCTATAGCTAGTGTCTCAAAAGTTGAAGGGTGATCAAGGTTAACAGACTCCCAAACTTTAGAGGCATAAATATTACCAGAGGCTAGAGAATGCAACTTGACGGGTTTTTTCTCACTGTGCATGGATTTGGCTACGGTGAGTACAAGAGGGATGTAACGATTCAGGATTCTTTCCTTGTGTTGCTTCTTAAAGCTCAGCTCAAAATAACGTTTTTCAGAACTATCACCGTCACCATCACCACCATGGAATCTCAGACTATTCTTTTGGTTACTTTCATGGACAAACCTCCACACCAATTCAATCTCTTCAAAGGAATCAGTAATTTTCCCACAATTCCCAAACTTAACATTCACGTCTGTTTCTTTAGGCCGTTTGCTGATTCTGAAACGTTGGAATTCAGGGCTGATTCGGGTAGACAAATAGATTTCAGCAGCAGTGTAGATCTCGTTGATGCCCATGCCATCTGTTTCTTCGATAACAAGAGTTATATCTGATGAATTTTGGCGAAAATAGCTTCGGATTTTTGTGACAATATACACCTGGAGTTGCTGAGGAACAAGCTGATTCAGCATTGTCTTGAAAAGGGTAATTGAAGCCGTCATTGAGAGATAAGCCTGGAACACTGAAGAGGCTGATATATTCATCATCTTTTAATTCTACAAACTTTTCACTTAGCTAAAGCAGTGAACTTGACAATGCAATATTTGCACGGCCCCTGGGTACATGAACTGTTAATATAGTaccagtaattttttttttctccaattccTACACAAAGAAGGAATTCAAAGTGGGAAATTATAAATCAACTTGGTGTGGTTTTTGAACAAAAACAAGAAAGTACCAAGCCAAAAGGTGACCTTCCGAAACCAACTCAAATTAGAATAAGTTTCCCAACTAAGGATAGAGAATTAAATAATGGTCAAGGCCAGTTGCACATATGGAAAGGACAGTAAAACTTACCTGACAAAAAGGAAAGAACTTAAGTAATAAGCAATATCAGAATGGAGGGGTGGTGGAAAAGGTATATAATTGAAGCGTACTTTATAGTTTCCTAGGCTGACACTTGTCCTATTA comes from Capsicum annuum cultivar UCD-10X-F1 chromosome 2, UCD10Xv1.1, whole genome shotgun sequence and encodes:
- the LOC107859998 gene encoding AAA-ATPase At5g17760 codes for the protein MMNISASSVFQAYLSMTASITLFKTMLNQLVPQQLQVYIVTKIRSYFRQNSSDITLVIEETDGMGINEIYTAAEIYLSTRISPEFQRFRISKRPKETDVNVKFGNCGKITDSFEEIELVWRFVHESNQKNSLRFHGGDGDGDSSEKRYFELSFKKQHKERILNRYIPLVLTVAKSMHSEKKPVKLHSLASGNIYASKVWESVNLDHPSTFETLAIEPALKKTIKEDLDRFIKRKEFYRRVGKAWKRGYLLYGPPGTGKSSLIAAMANYLKFDIYDLEFSSIKRDADLRRLLLSTKNRSILVIEDIDCSVKLPDRNGNHPNNAANSSKMDQFTLGGLLNFIDGLWSSCGDERIIIFTTNHKEKLDPALLRPGRMDMHIHMSYLTSESFQVLTTNYLEISDPNYKGFKEVKELIQDIQITPAEVAEQLMKSEDPETCIEGLVKFLKRKRTSINEELEKQKDANNNTTDDDTQLHELKRIKL